Within Nitrospira sp., the genomic segment AACGTGAAGCGTCCGAATCCGAAACGAGATACGCTTCACGTCTTCTTCTGGCACTTCACGTTTCACGAGGGACGCTTCACAGTCGTCACGGTTCATTGAACGGCTTGGTGGCAATCGCCAAATCCTCGACCGGAATCCGCTGGAGGATGTCGAGCACCGCGACGACGTGTTTATACTCCACGCCGGAATCGCCGCGGAGCACGAGCGGCAACTTGCCGCCCTTGGCGGCTTTCAGATCGCGAATCAACTTTTCCAGCTCCGTGATCTTGACCTTCTCTTCATCCATGTAGATATCGCCGTTCTTCTTCACGGAGAGGGTCGGCGTGGTGGTTTCCATTTCCGTTTCGTGCGGCGTCGACTCCGGCAGCTTCAGCTCGATTCCCTGCACCGCCGCCGTCGTCGTGATGATGAAAATCACGAGCAGCACCCAGGCCAGGTCGAGCAAGGGGGTCATATTGATATCGGCGACCGCGCCATGCGATTTGCGTGAAAAACGTCTCATCCCTTCCCTCCGTATCTCGTCTCACGTGAAGCGTATCTTGGTAAATCCCGTATCGCGTGAAGTGTGAAACGTCATGCGTGAAGCGTCCAAATCCGAAACGAGATACGCTTCACGCTTCACGAGGGACGCTTCACATCCTTCCCCCCGCGCTTCACGTTTCACGAACAACGCTTCACGTCTTCAGTGTCCCGTCGCCGCTGAGGATGGCTCGGCCTCCTGGCGGTGACCGCCAGGGCGATAGTCTTCGGGATCTTCCGCTTCGGCCGCGGCGCCTTTTTTCTCCTGGAGATAGTCCGTCATGAAGACGGTTTCGAGATGGGCCGCGAAATTATCGAGCTCCATGGTGAGCGTCTTCGTCTTGGTCACGAGAAAGTTGTAGCAAAAGAGGGAGGGGATCGCGACCATCAGGCCGGCAACCGTCGCGATGAGCGCGGACGCGACGCCGGGCGCCATGGTCGCGAGGGTGGCCGACTGCGCCTTGCCGATGCCGGCAAACGTGTCCATGACCCCCCAGACGGTGCCGAGCAGTCCGATGAACGGCCCGCCGCTGATGGCCGTTGCCAGGACGATCATCCCCGACTCCAGACTGACCGCCGCCTCGCCGAGCACGCGCTCCAGCGCAATCCGCACGGCGCTCATGCCGTGATGTGGAATCTTCTCCCCGTCATACTTTTCCTGCTGCGCCTTGAGTTCTTCGCAGCCGCCATAATACACGTCGTACATCGGCGATCCCTGCAGCTGCTTGATCGGGCCTTTACTGAACACGACCAGGGGACCTTTGGACTTCGAGTAGTAGCCGAGAAAAATCCCGTTTCGCTTCTTGGCTTTGGCCAGCTGACGAAACTTGTTGATGATGACCGTCCAGCTGACCAGCGAGAAAAACAGCAGCACGGAGATCGTGATCTTTCCTTCGAGCGTCGCATGGCTCAACGCGAACGCTACGCCTCCTGAACTCATTTCCATATGTGTCGTCCTTTCCGGTTAGCTGCCTGCTTGCGGCTTCACATCGACTTGAATGACCACGCCGCGTTTCACACGGACGGACTTGGCCAGTTGGGTCTTTCGCTCGTCGCCTGTCTTCTCTGAAGCCGCGTGCTTCGATTTCGCCTCGGCTTGCGTTTGCGACGACGCGGACTCGATGACGGATTCCGATGTCGTGTCGGCGGATTTCGATGCGCTTCCCCCTGCATTGGCCGTCGCGCTGGTCGGAGCCGGCGGCGGCGGAGCGGCTGGGGGCGGCAGACTGCCGCCACCGGTCGTCGGTGGCGCTCCTCCGCCCGTCGACGATGTGCCGATTACCACCGGTAGCGGCGGACGAGGTTTTGACTCGTCCCGCTCGAAGCGAACCCGGCCTTGGATCGTTCCCTCGCCGGTCGTCTCTCCCTTAGGGGTCACGACCACGACGTCACGGCCGCGAATACCGGCGATCGGCACATCGATATTGCCTTCTTCTGCCAGCAGCGTAATATTGCCCAACAACAACGGATCGATGAACTTGTTGAATTCTTCCGCATACACCGGATTGCGCACGTCCTCCAATTGCTTCTTAGTCGCCAGCAACCGGGTGGCATCACGCCCGAAGAATGTGGCCTTTTCGATCTCGCGGTTGATCGCGTTGATCTCCGGAGTGTTGAACTCCGGAAACGCGAGCGGGAAGGGATCGCCCGCTTCGACCACCTGCCCGTTGACGACCCGCGGCGGCGGATGAAACGTGGAGATGCCGCTGCCGGGGATCAGGAAGACCAGGAAGTCTTTGGCCTGTTTTCCATCCGGCCCAATAACCGGCGTGCCGTCAGGATTGAACCTCAACTCTTCGATAATGAACTGGACAACTTCGTTTCTGCCTCCGGTGCCTGCATTGATGTTGCCCTTCGTCGACGTAATATTGATATCGCCGCCCCCGAAGGTCGCCACCCGCGACTTGTTCACGTTCACGTCGCGGGTAGACTTGATGTCGATGCCGCCGCCGCGCACGGTGAGAATCCCGCTCTCCTGAGTCGACCCGATGATATTGCCCCCCACATCAATCTTCCCGCCGGTGGGCTTCACGACTTGAACCGATTGCGCGTCAGCCAGAAATAACTTGCCGTCCCCGATCAAAACCAGCTCGCCGTTGAGCACAACCGGCTTGCCCTTATGGCGCAGCGGTTCGATCAGCTTTCCGTTTACCAGAAGCAGCTTGCCGCTTTGCTCCACCAGTCCAACGTGCACTTTCACCGGCCCGGTTCCACCGAGCGGCGCCGTCTGATCCATGACGACCGATCGGCCGTTGTAGATCACCTCTTCACCGTTCACGATCAGGACCGTCTTCCCATCCGCTCGCGTGCGGGTCGTTCCGACGACGGCCTGCGGATTCCCGCCGACGACGAGGGGCGCCCCGGCTCCGTCGACAAGCGGGTCGACGCCCAGACCATGAATCGACACGGAGGCGCCGTTGAAGCTGGCGATTCGCGACTGTGTCATCAGGAGGTCGCCGCCCACTTCGATGTCCAACAGTCCGCTCTTGTTTTTGTCGCCCGTCGGCCTCGACTCAAACCGGTGCGTAATGCCCTGGCTGTCAGCCAGATCCAGCGTACGGCCGGCACTCACCTTTCCGGTTCCCGCGCCGTAGAAACTGATGCCGCTCGGCGCGCCTTCATTCGCAACGACCCGCTTCATATCGATATCGCGGCCGGCGCGGACCACCGACGACGTCCCTTCCGGCAGTGCGATGGACGCGGTAAACTCGCGGAGATCGCGCCCGGCATCGATCGTGACAATTTTCTTGAGACTGGGGCTATCCACCTGAAACCCAATTCGGCTGATATCTCCGCTGGCCGTCTTGAACGTCACGGGAACGGCCTGGTGGACCGGAACATTCGTCGCAGGCACCCTCATGGCCTTAAAAATTTCCTGGGGGTCCCGCAGTCCTGCGAGCTTGAGAGGATCAGCCGGAATGAGCGAAACGGTCGGAACCGCCTCCGTCACCGTCACGAGCGGAAACCGCTCAGGATGTCTGGTGATACTCGGCATATCTTCAAGCGCATAGGCCGGAGGCTTCCGGCCCGCCCAGAACGCGAGCTCAGGGTCCCTCGCGAGTTCTGAGAGGGCCACGACTCGCCACTCGCCGGGCAGCAATCCACCGTATCCCACAAATACCGGCACATAGTTCGAAAAGTCTCTCTCCTGCCTGGTCGACACCTGTCCCGCGATATGATTTCCGGCGATCACCTCGATGGCTCCCGCCAGCGACGGCCAGAACGTGAGACTCCTTTCGATGAAGACAGTTCCCTGTTCTGCCCGCGCGATGAACGAAGCCGGGTAAAAGCTTCGAATCTGATCGAACCCGTCATTCCTCGTCGAAACGGGTTTCAGATGAATATCGCCGGAGTTGGACGTCGCGCTCACGATGTTATCGGGATGGGCGATGAGGGCCGGTTGGCCTTCCGCAATTCCCAGATCCTGGATAAGCCCGAGGAAGAAATCCCCGATTGAGGACATGATTACCCGGCCTTTGCCGAGCGCCAGGTTGGCATAGGAATCGGCTGCGCCGATCGCTCCGCCGGCTGTCACCTGCGCGGCGCCGTTGGTGAGGAGGAATCCGGGCCCGGTTTGGATGCCGTCGAGCAGGCCTCCGAGCAGGTGACGTCCAGCCGTCAGAGTGAGGTTGCCCGGTCCTCCGACTCGGATTCCAGTCATCATTTGGAAAACCCCGGCATCGAATCCGCTTGGCACAAACAGATCCCTTCCTGCCCCGAGCCTAATATCACCGCCGGCGACC encodes:
- a CDS encoding biopolymer transporter ExbD — translated: MRRFSRKSHGAVADINMTPLLDLAWVLLVIFIITTTAAVQGIELKLPESTPHETEMETTTPTLSVKKNGDIYMDEEKVKITELEKLIRDLKAAKGGKLPLVLRGDSGVEYKHVVAVLDILQRIPVEDLAIATKPFNEP
- a CDS encoding MotA/TolQ/ExbB proton channel family protein yields the protein MEMSSGGVAFALSHATLEGKITISVLLFFSLVSWTVIINKFRQLAKAKKRNGIFLGYYSKSKGPLVVFSKGPIKQLQGSPMYDVYYGGCEELKAQQEKYDGEKIPHHGMSAVRIALERVLGEAAVSLESGMIVLATAISGGPFIGLLGTVWGVMDTFAGIGKAQSATLATMAPGVASALIATVAGLMVAIPSLFCYNFLVTKTKTLTMELDNFAAHLETVFMTDYLQEKKGAAAEAEDPEDYRPGGHRQEAEPSSAATGH
- a CDS encoding filamentous hemagglutinin N-terminal domain-containing protein, with product MHGRFQKRLAALTVSCYVVQMIVLPVVFANPAGPSVVAGEATVGGLGTSRVTIAQASQRAIINWQSFNIAPNEVTQFIQPNVRAIALNHIFDQNPSQILGRLEANGTVILLNRNGILFGSNAQVNAGGLIASSLHLSNENFLRGHYLFEGAGIEGLVKNTGAIQGSHDGIYLLAPNVENSGIITSPNGTIVLAAGKTAYLSNRPDGQGFLAEISAPIGHAVNLKDLIADGGQITLAGRVVNQEGLVQANSVRERNGKIELFASETLTLKSGSQTIARGAGSGPSDGGTVLAIADISKGTAKFEQGATVDVSGGAQGGHGGFVELSGKQVKLGGRFLGDVRAGYQGGRLLIDPVDVDLSGLSGSGLSTITFVSPDDLRVTGAFDMDNLAPPPGGEGTLHFVAGGDLLFSEVFLTNHPEGLGLSKWNYTGTAVNDIIFSGSNLWTGRGGVIDFQAGRDLKIEQGGFHSNLYTVAGGDIRLGAGRDLFVPSGFDAGVFQMMTGIRVGGPGNLTLTAGRHLLGGLLDGIQTGPGFLLTNGAAQVTAGGAIGAADSYANLALGKGRVIMSSIGDFFLGLIQDLGIAEGQPALIAHPDNIVSATSNSGDIHLKPVSTRNDGFDQIRSFYPASFIARAEQGTVFIERSLTFWPSLAGAIEVIAGNHIAGQVSTRQERDFSNYVPVFVGYGGLLPGEWRVVALSELARDPELAFWAGRKPPAYALEDMPSITRHPERFPLVTVTEAVPTVSLIPADPLKLAGLRDPQEIFKAMRVPATNVPVHQAVPVTFKTASGDISRIGFQVDSPSLKKIVTIDAGRDLREFTASIALPEGTSSVVRAGRDIDMKRVVANEGAPSGISFYGAGTGKVSAGRTLDLADSQGITHRFESRPTGDKNKSGLLDIEVGGDLLMTQSRIASFNGASVSIHGLGVDPLVDGAGAPLVVGGNPQAVVGTTRTRADGKTVLIVNGEEVIYNGRSVVMDQTAPLGGTGPVKVHVGLVEQSGKLLLVNGKLIEPLRHKGKPVVLNGELVLIGDGKLFLADAQSVQVVKPTGGKIDVGGNIIGSTQESGILTVRGGGIDIKSTRDVNVNKSRVATFGGGDINITSTKGNINAGTGGRNEVVQFIIEELRFNPDGTPVIGPDGKQAKDFLVFLIPGSGISTFHPPPRVVNGQVVEAGDPFPLAFPEFNTPEINAINREIEKATFFGRDATRLLATKKQLEDVRNPVYAEEFNKFIDPLLLGNITLLAEEGNIDVPIAGIRGRDVVVVTPKGETTGEGTIQGRVRFERDESKPRPPLPVVIGTSSTGGGAPPTTGGGSLPPPAAPPPPAPTSATANAGGSASKSADTTSESVIESASSQTQAEAKSKHAASEKTGDERKTQLAKSVRVKRGVVIQVDVKPQAGS